One Xiphophorus maculatus strain JP 163 A chromosome 9, X_maculatus-5.0-male, whole genome shotgun sequence DNA segment encodes these proteins:
- the LOC102232855 gene encoding duodenase-1-like: MHGLGTLLLFHIVTSLGQNVHGSDIVHGEKAPENSMQYMVSVQNKYGHVCGGFLVSQDFAATAAHCATDEPVSVVLGTHKLSKRNVSPMNIEYLCKYPTYKSVGLGDDIMLLKLSGTAPLNNRVKIIPLPTSSNANLADGQICSVAGWGQTGTHHAGVDDLRVVNVSILNPQLCREKWGNDFPSNVICAGGYNTDKGFCQGDSGGPLVCNGVAVGVVSFNNQKICNYPDVPNVYTDISKYLQWINNIMKMKKCVS, encoded by the exons ATGCACGGCCTGGGTACATTACTGCTTTTCCACATTGTGACATCTCTTGGGCAAAATG TCCATGGGAGTGACATCGTACATGGGGAAAAGGCACCCGAGAACTCAATGCAGTACATGGTCTCAGTGCAAAACAAATATGGTCATGTGTGTGGAGGATTTCTAGTGAGCCAGGACTTTGCGGCCACTGCTGCACACTGTGCTACAGA TGAACCTGTGAGTGTTGTTCTGGGAACCCACAAGCTATCAAAGAGGAACGTGAGCCCAATGAATATTGAATACTTATGCAAATATCCAACTTATAAATCTGTTGGACTTGGTGATGACATCATGCTCCTTAAA TTGTCCGGGACAGCTCCGCTAAATAACAGGGTGAAAATAATTCCACTTCCAACGTCGTCCAATGCAAACCTTGCAGATGGTCAGATCTGCTCTGTAGCTGGATGGGGTCAAACTGGGACCCACCATGCTGGTGTGGATGACCTGAGAGTGGTGAATGTGTCAATCTTAAATCCACAACTCTGTCGGGAGAAATGGGGGAATGACTTCCCTTCCAATGTGATCTGTGCTGGTGGATACAACACAGACAAAGGATTTTGTCAG GGTGATTCCGGTGGTCCACTGGTGTGCAACGGAGTAGCTGTTGGTGTTGTGTCATTCAACAATCAGAAAATCTGCAACTACCCAGATGTACCCAACGTCTACACAGACATATCCAAATATCTTCAGTGGATCAACAACattatgaaaatgaagaaatgtgtGTCATAA